One Paenibacillus sp. FSL W8-0186 genomic window carries:
- a CDS encoding VOC family protein, which produces MDKGFLGTNVITQIGIIVRDIDKVSQSYADFFGIEKPKWFWTDTVDVARTEFKGASSEARAKLAFLDCGQLQVELIEPDEHPSTWREFLDEQGEGVHHIAFVIKGMKEKIAVLEANQMPLIQRGEYTGGRYAYMDTFKELKVMVELLENDN; this is translated from the coding sequence ATGGATAAAGGATTTTTAGGAACAAATGTCATTACGCAGATCGGCATTATTGTACGCGACATCGACAAAGTATCCCAGAGTTATGCGGATTTTTTCGGAATAGAGAAGCCGAAGTGGTTCTGGACGGACACTGTAGATGTCGCTCGAACCGAATTTAAGGGAGCGTCTTCGGAGGCCCGCGCCAAGCTCGCTTTCCTCGATTGCGGGCAGCTGCAGGTGGAGCTGATTGAACCGGACGAGCATCCTTCAACGTGGCGGGAGTTCCTGGACGAGCAGGGCGAAGGGGTGCACCATATCGCTTTTGTCATCAAAGGGATGAAGGAGAAGATCGCAGTCTTGGAGGCGAATCAGATGCCGCTGATTCAGAGAGGCGAGTACACGGGGGGCCGTTATGCGTATATGGATACGTTCAAGGAGTTGAAGGTGATGGTGGAACTGCTTGAGAACGATAACTAA
- a CDS encoding LacI family DNA-binding transcriptional regulator, whose product MKKNEINSIEIARIAGVSRSTVSRVINNYPNVPQATRDKVMQVIEQYKYSPNFSARIMSGMKTRTIGLFLISPEEVFHDSLTNSLITGFIESASNQGYYVLTHIIRNTRDSEVLRKVKETFYQQRIDGGVFIGAANHEPLIEELIAEGYVVGIIDQHIEGRNEPNRVICNFGNDQGMKQGVDYLASLNHRRIGFIAGDPLRCSGPEKLEGFKAAMRSHGLAVNPEWIIPADFSEKSGYNSVKQWLSHVKELPTAIFACNDSVAFGALAALQEAGLCVPGDISLMGFDDHLLSSRIQPALTSIHVDFAEMVDTLASRLIKTIEEPDKEFKKYVGTTELVIRESCRAI is encoded by the coding sequence ATGAAGAAGAATGAAATCAATAGTATTGAAATCGCCCGGATTGCAGGCGTGTCCCGAAGTACGGTAAGCAGGGTTATCAACAATTACCCGAATGTGCCGCAGGCAACGCGCGATAAGGTGATGCAGGTCATCGAGCAGTACAAATATTCCCCAAATTTTTCGGCGCGGATTATGTCCGGGATGAAGACTCGCACCATCGGTCTGTTTCTGATTTCGCCGGAAGAAGTATTTCATGATTCGCTCACGAACTCATTAATAACCGGCTTCATTGAAAGCGCATCCAACCAGGGTTATTATGTGCTAACCCATATTATAAGAAACACGAGGGACAGCGAGGTGCTGCGCAAAGTCAAGGAAACCTTCTACCAGCAGCGGATCGACGGCGGGGTCTTCATCGGGGCTGCGAATCATGAACCGTTGATTGAAGAGCTTATTGCCGAGGGTTATGTGGTCGGCATCATTGACCAGCATATCGAAGGGCGGAATGAGCCCAATCGGGTGATATGCAATTTTGGCAATGATCAGGGCATGAAGCAAGGCGTCGATTATCTTGCAAGCCTGAACCACCGCAGGATCGGGTTCATTGCCGGAGACCCGCTGCGCTGCTCGGGGCCCGAGAAGCTGGAGGGATTCAAGGCTGCTATGCGTTCTCATGGGCTTGCGGTGAACCCAGAATGGATCATACCGGCTGATTTTAGTGAGAAAAGCGGATACAACTCCGTGAAGCAATGGTTAAGCCATGTGAAAGAGCTGCCTACAGCGATATTTGCCTGCAACGACAGTGTCGCCTTTGGCGCTTTGGCGGCCTTGCAGGAGGCTGGTCTTTGCGTACCGGGGGATATATCCCTAATGGGCTTTGATGATCACCTGCTCAGCTCGCGGATTCAGCCGGCACTCACGTCGATCCATGTTGATTTTGCCGAAATGGTGGATACGCTGGCCAGCAGGCTCATCAAGACGATCGAAGAGCCGGATAAGGAATTCAAGAAATATGTGGGCACGACGGAGCTGGTCATTAGGGAATCCTGTAGGGCGATCTAA